DNA from Nocardioides yefusunii:
CGTCTCGGCGAACTCCATGTTCTCCTTCGCCCGGCGCGCAGTGATGTCGCGGTAGGCCGCTGCCTGCTTGGCGCGATCCTCGGCGGCGTCGCGACGGGTCTGCAGCAGCTCGGAGTGGGTGATCTTCACCGAGCCGGCGCCCAACGCGACGGCGACGAACGCCGACACGACCACCAGCGCATTGTTGCCCGAGGCGACAGAGCCCAGGACGACGACAGCGGCGAGCGCGATCAGCGCGACGGCGACGGTCACACGGGTGCTCCGCTGACGGCGTCGGGAGACGGAAGTGGCGGCGGTCGGGGAAGTCATGCCCTACAGGCTAGGGGGCGCCGTGTCCTCGTGGTATTCGACACGCAATTTCGAGCAACTTTCCACCGGCCGTCACACTGAGAGCGCCCAGCGCCGCGAGCAGGGCCACGCCCACACGCTCCAGACGCAGGTCCGGGCTGCCGGAGAGCCACGTCAGGCCGAAGCCGACGTGTCCCCCTGCGAGAAGTGCACCGGCCACCGCGCACGCGCGTCCCAGTACCAGCCGGTTCACCATGCGTTCGGGATCCAGGGTTGCCCTGCCACGCACTGCCCGGCGGGTCACGCGGGCAACCCCCACGAGCACCGCGCCGATGAACCAGAGCCCCAGCACCGGCAGCCATCCGACCGGACGGGCGTCACCGAGGGAGTCGGCCAGGACCCGCCAGCCCCACCCGAGCACACCGCCCAGGACCACCGCGGCGACCAACGTCGCCCAGCCGATCGGGCTCAGGCGCCCCGGCGAGTAGTCGTCGGACTCCTCGCCGGGCGTCTGGCCTGAGGCGTGGTCGGGATCGCCGTGCGGCGGCAGGTGGGAGTCCCTCACGGAAGTTCGAGGACGATGTCCTCGCGCAGCACCACACCGGTGCGGTCGGTCGCTTCGATCAGTTCGGCCACCGGGCCGTGGTCGACGAGCAGTGCGTCGGCCTCCAGGTCGAGCCACGGCTGCAGCACGAAGGCACGCTCGTGGGCGCGCGGGTGGGGCAGCTGGAGCGCCTCGGTGTTGGAACGACGCTCACCGAGCTGAACGATGTCGACGTCGAGGGTGCGGGGCGCGTTGCGCACCTCGCTGCGCTCACGGTCGAAGGCCTCCTCGATGCTCAGGCAACGCTCGAGCAGACGACGGGCCGGGAGCGTCGTGTCGATCAGGACCACGGCGTTGAGGTACGACGGCGAACCCTCGGGCGCACCGACCGGCGCGGTCTCGTAGACCGGGGAGACGTCAGTCAGCCACAGGTCCGGGGTGTCACCCAGGGCGTTGATCGCGCCCTGCAGAGCAGCGCGGCGTTCGCCGAGGTTGGAGCCCAGGGAGATGACACCCCGACGGATCGGGTGCATCTCGCCGGTCAGGGCGTCGGTGTCGATCAGGTGCGGGTTGGGCGATTCGGTCACTTCTTCGTCCTCTGCTTCCTGGTGATGCTCAACGTCACGTCACCGAAGGTCGCCTGGATGGGCGCGTCCGGCTTGTGCAGGGTCACACGGACCCATTCAACACGGCTGTAGGTGAGCGCCACGTCGGCGATCCGCTGCGCGACGGTCTCGATGAGGTCCACGGGGTCACGCTCGACAGCGGACTTCACCGCGTCGACGAGCTCGCCGTAGTGGACCGTTTCGGCCAGGTCGTCGCTCGCCGCGGCCGGGCGGGTGTCGATGCCGAGGGTGAGGTCGACGACGAAGATCTGGCCTTCGCGACGTTCGAAGTCGAAGACACCGTGGTGGCCGTAGCACTCGATGCCGGTCACGGTCAGTTCGTCGACGCTGTGTTCGTCAACGCTGTGTTCGTCCGGTCCGTGCTCGTCGCGCAAGGCTTCTTCACACACTGCTGGCGCCTCTTTCTCGACGGGGGGCAAGGGGGGACGGTCGATGACCGTCCGAGAAAACTACGTGAGGGCTGCGACCCGGCGCCAGACCTTCAACACGTCCTGGGTGGCGGTGACGTCGTGGACCCGCACGCCCCACACGCCGCGTTGGGCGAGCAGGAGGGTGAGTGCTGCGCCGGCGTGCTCCCGTCCTGAGACGGGACGGGGGGTGCCGTCGGCGTCGGCGAGCAACGCGCCGAGGAAGCTCTTGCGCGACGCGCCCACCAGCAGCGGGAACCCCAACGACTCGATCTCGTCGAGTGCCTCGACCAGGAGCCAGTTGTCGTCGGCGGTCTTCGCGAAGCCCAGGCCGGGATCGAGGATGATCCGGTCCTCGGCGATCCCGGCGGCGCGGTACGCCTCCAGACGCGACTCCAGCTCACGACGCACTCCCGCGACGACGCCGCCGTCGTAGTGGGTGAACGCCTCGGACTGCATGTCGGTGGAGTGCGCCCGCCAATGCATGCCCAGGTAGAGCGCACCGGTGGAGGCGGCGACGTCGAGGATCTCGGGGTCGGCAAGACCCCCGGAGACGTCGTTGACGACAGCTGCGCCCGCAGCCACGGCAGCAGCCGCGACCTCGGAACGCATCGTGTCGACCGAGATCACCGCACCGGCCGCAGCCAGGGCAGTGATGACGGGGACGACGCGGTCCAGTTCCTCCTCCAGCACCGGGCGGGTCGCGCCCGGGCGGGTGGACTCCCCACCGATGTCGAGGACGTCGGCACCGGCAGCCATCAGCTCGAGGCCGTGGGCCACCGCCGCCTCGGTGTGGGCGAAGCGGCCACCGTCGGAGAACGAGTCAGGGGTGACGTTGACGATGCCCATCACCACCGGCCCGGGAAGCCCCGGGACAGGCAAGGAAGGGAGGGTCTGCTCGGTCACCGGGTCAGCGCGGGTGATTCATGATCAGGGCCATCGCCTCGGAGCGGGTGGCCGCGTCACGCATCTGGCCACGGACCGCGGAGGTGATGGTGCGGGCGCCGGCCTTGCGGACGCCGCGCATCGTCATGCAGAGGTGTTCGGCCTCGATCACCACGATCACGCCACGCGCTTCGAGGATCTCCACCATCGCCTCGGCGATCTGGGTGGTGAGTCGCTCCTGGACCTGCGGACGACGCGAGTACACGTCGACCAGGCGGGCCATCTTGGACAGGCCGGTGATCTTGCCCGTCGCCGAAGGGATGTACCCGACGTGCGCGACGCCGTGGAACGGCACCAGGTGGTGCTCGCACATCGACCACAGCTCGATGTCCTTGACCAGCACCATCTCGTCGTGACCGAGGTCGAAGGTGGTGGTCAGGACGTCCTCGGGACGCTGACGCAGCCCCTGGGTGAGCTCGGCATACGCACGCGCGACGCGGGCCGGGGTGTCGTGCAGGCCCTCGCGGGTGACGTCCTCGCCCATCGCGGCCAGCAGCTCACGCACTGCCGCCTCGGCGCGGGCGTGGTCGAACTCGGGAATGTCCGCAGGGTCGCGGTCGGGAAGGCCGATCGGGTCGGTCATGGGGTTCAGGACTCCTGGGTCGGGGCCGGACCGCCGTGGACGTCACCGTCCGGGCCGGGAGGGGTGATCACGTCAGCCGCCTCGTCCTGACCCTTGTCGAGGACGACAGCGTTGGGGTTGGCGGCCGCAGCGAGGGCGGCGTCGCGGTCACGGACGTACTGCGGGACCTCGACCGGCGGCAGGGTGGAGGGCACACGGCGCTCCGAACCCGTCCAGGCCGGACGCGCAGGACGACGCCGCAGCGGCTCGAAGATCTTCGCGACCTGCGCCTTGTCGAGAGTCTCCTTGTCGAGGAGTTCCAGGACGAGGGCGTCGAGGACGTCGCGGTTCTCGACGAGGATCTCGAACGCCTCGTGGTGGGCGTCGGTGAGCAGGGTCCGGACCTCGAGGTCGACCTGTGCGGCGACGGCTTCGGAGTAGTCGCGGGAGTGACCCATGTCGCGGCCCAGGAACGGCTCGGAGTTGTTGGAACCGAGCTTCACCGCGCCCAGGGAGGAGGTCATGCCGTACTCGGTGACCATCGCTCGGGCAGTGCCGGTGGCCTTCTCGATGTCGTTGCCGGCGCCCGTGGTGGGGTCGTGGAAGACGAGCTCCTCGGCGGCGCGGCCACCGAGCATGTAGGCGAGCTTGTCGAGCAGCTCGGAGCGGGTCTGGGAGTACTTGTCCTCGTCGGGCAGCACCATCGTGTAGCCCAGCGCGCGACCGCGCGGGAGGATCGTGACCTTGTGGACCGGGTCGGTGCCGGGAAGGGCCGCTGCGACCAGGGCGTGGCCGCCCTCGTGGTACGCGGTCACGAGCTTCTCGTGGTCGCTCATGATCCGGGTGCGACGCTGCGGACCGGCGATGACGCGGTCGATCGCCTCGTCGAGGAAGTCCTTGGTGATCAGGTCGGCGCCGCTGCGGGCGGTGAGCAGCGCGGCCTCGTTGAGGACGTTCGCGAGGTCGGCACCGGTGAAGCCGGGGGTGCGACGCGCGACGGTCTGCAGGTCGACGTCGGGGCCGATCGGCTTGCCCTTGGCGTGGACCTGGAGGATCTTGTGACGGCCGTCGAGGTTGGGGGCGTCGACCTGGATCTGGCGGTCGAAGCGGCCCGGACGCAGCAGTGCGGGGTCGAGGACGTCGGGACGGTTGGTCGCGGCGATCAGGATGACGCCACCGCGGACGTCGAAGCCGTCCATCTCGACGAGCAGCTGGTTGAGGGTCTGCTCGCGCTCGTCGTGACCGCCACCCATGCCGGCGCCACGGTGACGACCCACGGCGTCGATCTCGTCGATGAAGACGATCGCGGGGGCGTTCTCCTTGGCCTGCTCGAACAGGTCGCGGACACGGGAGGCACCGACACCGACGAACATCTCGACGAAGTCGGAGCCGGACATCGTGTAGAACGGCACGCCGGCCTCACCGGCGACGGCGCGTGCGAGCAGCGTCTTTCCGGTGCCGGGGGGGCCGTAGAGCAGGACGCCCTTGGGGATCTTGGCGCCGACGGCCTGGAACTTCGCGGGCTCGGCGAGGAACTCCTTGATCTCCGCGAGCTCCTCGAGCGCCTCCTCGGCGCCGGCCACGTCGGCGAACGTGGTCTGGGGCATGTCCTTGGTGATGAGCTTGGCCTTGGACTTGCCGAACTGCATGACGCCGCGGCCGCCACCGCCCTGGGCCTGGTTCATCAGGAAGATGAACAGGAGCACGATCAGCGCGAACGGGAGAAGAGTCATCAGCAGCGATCCGAGCAGGCTGGCCTGCGGGACCTCGGTGTTGTACTTCTCGACCTTGCCGGCCTCGAACTGCTCCTGGACGGCGCGCTCGATGTCGTCCTGGGTGGAGGTCAGCCAGTAGGAGCGGACCTTCTCGGAGCCCTTGCGGGCGTCCTTGTGGAGGGTCGCCTCAATCTCCTGGTCGCCGTCGACGAAGGTGATCTCCTTGACCTTGCCCTCGGCGATGAACGAGTTCATCTCAGAGGTGGTCACCTCGTCGTACCCGTCGTCGGGCGCGAACAACTGGATGGCCAGCAGGACGCCGAGCGCCGCGATGACCATCCACAACCAGGGGCCCTTGAAAATGCGCTTCACAGGCTTCTTTCCACTCCGGGTTCAACCACTCGTCCGACTCCGGCGACGCTACACCGGGGCACCGACAGTGACCCCCGCGCAGCACGACAGGGTCGGCGCACCCTCCCAGTCTCGCAGGCGAGCCGAAATCTTGCTGCCCCGACACCACGGCGAAGCACGGTTCGCCACACTCGGATCAACCTCCGCGGCAGTGCCCTGGCCGTCCCGGAAGACGACAGCACCCCGCCCGGCGAACCGGACGGGGTGCTGACAGGAGGGGGGAACGGCTCGTGCGGAGCCGGTGATCCGCGAGGGATCAGGAGTAGACGTGGGGCGCGAGGGTGCCGATGTCGCGCATGTTGCGGTACTTCTCGTTGTAGTCGAGGCCGTAGCCGACGACGAACTCGTTGGGGATGTCCCAGCCGACGTACTTCGGCTCGACCGGCATCGCCAGCGCCTCGGGCTTGCGCAGCAGGGTGGCGATCTCCACCGAGCGCGGGCCGCGGTTGCGCAGCGAGTTGACCAGCCAGGACAGGGTGAGACCGGTGTCGATGATCTCGTCGACGATCAGGACGTCGCGTCCCGAGATGTCGCTGTCGAGGTCCTTGAGGATGCGCACGACGCCGGAGGACTTGGTGCCCGATCCGTACGAGGAGATGGCCATCCAGTCCATCTCGATGTGACGCGGCATCGCGCGGGACAGGTCAGCCATGACCATGACGGCGCCGCGAAGGACACCGACGACCACCAGGTCGCGTCCCTCGTAGTCGGCGGTGATCTGCTCGGCCATCTCGGCCAGGCGAGCCTGGATCTGCTCCTCGGTGAAGAGGATGTTCACCAGGTCGTTCTCTACGTGGGAGGACTCCATGACTCCGACGATACCGCCACCCCCGCGGCGCTGCCGAGCGGGCGGGCCCTGTCCCGCTCCGGTGTGGCTCAGGAGTCGAGCGACGGTGCCCGCTCGAAGATCACGACCCCGTCACGACGCAGGCCGCGCAGGTGCCCGGGCAGGTCGATCCACCGCTGGCCACGCCATGCGGTGACCAGTTCCTCCAGTGCCAGGACGTGACCGTGGAACAGTTCGGCATCAATCGCACCGGACGCCACCGCGGCGCTGCGCAACACCCGTCGGCGCAGGGCCGCAGGCAATTGCGACAGCCCGTCGACGGCGAGGGCGTCGGGCTGTCGCAGCCAGTTGTCGGCCATCGCGTCGAGGGCCTCCATGTCGACCCGCAACGACTCCGCGGTGCGGGCCAGCGTCTCCGCGACGCCGGGACCGAGCTCGCGCTCCAGCACCGGCAGGACGTCCATCCGCACCCGCGAGCGCAGGTAGCGCGGGTCGGTGTTGTGGGGGTCGGACCAGAAGTCGAGCTCCTCGTGGCGGCAGGCCGCCTCGGTCTGGCTGCGGCGGATGCCGAGCAGCGGACGCCGGTAGCGGTCGAAGCCGGGGCGCATGCCGGCGATCGACCTGCCGCCCGAGCCGCGCGTCAGCCCCAGCAGGACGGTCTCGGCCTGGTCGTCGAGGGTGTGACCCAGGAAGACGGCGTCGGCGGAGAACTTCTCCGCAACCTGGTCGAGGACGGCGTACCTGGCCTGACGGGCCGCGGCTTCGGGACCCTGACCTGCACCTTCGACCTGGACCCGGATCCCGACGGTCTCGTCGACCCCGATCGCCCGCATCTGGGCGAGCACCTTCTGGGCCTGCTCCGCGGAGCCGTCCTGGAGGCCGTGGTCGACGGTCGCGCCGACCACCTTCCACGCGCTGCGGCGGGTCTCGAAGACGGTCGCGGCGAGCAGTGCGAGCGAGTCCGCTCCCCCGCTGACGGCAACCACGACGACAGGGTCGCCGGCGGCACCGTCGAGGGCGGACGGGCCGCGGGCGGCCTCGAGGTCGGTGAGTTCACGACGAACGGCCAACCGCACCGCGGCGACGTCGGACTGCAGCGTCACTCGGACTGCTCCTGTTCTGCGTTCTGGGGGTGGATCCGGGCGATCCAGGCGTCCGGGTCGAGGATCTCGGCCTTGCTCGGCAACGTCTCGGGGCTGCTGAAGACGGCGTTGAAACCGTCCTTGCCGACCTGCCCGACGACGGTCTCCACGAAGCGGTACCCGTCGCGGTACTGGGCGGCCTTGGCCTCGAGTCCCAGGAGGCGTCGCACCAGTTTGTCGATGCTGCCCAGGCCCTTGCGTCGTTCGTTGAACTTGGCGCGCACCACGGCGACCGCGTCGGGGCCGATCGCCTCGTTGCCCACGGCGTCCATCACGAAGTCGGCGTGGCCCTCCAGCAACGACATCACGCCGGTGACCTCGTCGATCAGCGCACGTTGCGCGGGCGAGGAGAGCGCCTCGGCGAGACCGCCACTGGGACGCTCGGCGTTGCCGCGCACGGTGGCGAGGACGTCCTTGATCTTCTCGGGCGTGAAGGACGAGGTGTCGACGGTCTCGGTGAGGCGCTGCACGAGGCCACGGACGTGGTCGGCCAGCCACGGCACCGAGGTGAACTGCACCCGGTGGGCCTCTTCGTGGAGGCAGACCCAGAGGCGGAAGACAGCCGGGTCGACGTCGAGGTCGCGTTCCACCTGGACGACGTTGGGAGCGACCAGCATCAGCCTGCCGTGCTCACCGTGGAAGGGGTCGAACTGGCCCAGGATCCGCGAGGACAGGAAACCGAGCAGGGCGCCGACCTCGCCGCCGGTGGCCTTGGAACCGATGGCGTGGGTGATGCCGCGGCGCGCGGACTTCGAGGTGATCCGGTCGACCATCGGCTCGGTCATCATCGCGAACGTGCTCGCGTTGGCTCGGATCCATCCCTCACGGTCGACGACGAGGAGCGGGGCGAGACCGACCTCCCCACCGAGTTCGCACCAGTCGTTGACGAGCTCGGCCGAACGCGCCGCTCCGGCACGGAGCTCGGCGACCGCCTGGGCAGCGTCCTCGGGGGTGATCTCCGGTGGCCGCTTCGCGGTGCGCGCACCGAAGCTGACGGCGAAGTCCCAGTCGATCATCGACGGCTGGTCGGTGGCGCTGCGCTCACTCATGCCCCGACAGTATCTGGCACCGGGTCAGCGCGGGGCTGCTCAGGAAGGTGAGCAGACGCAGCCGGCGAGCGCGGCGGCGAACTGGTCGAGGGTGGCGCGGGCCTGCAGCGTCTTCTCGACCGGGACCTTGTCGGCACCGACGACGAACAGCATCGGGACGCCGGCTGCATCGGTGGTGATGCCGGCCAGGACGTGGACGCCGGTCAGCGTGCCGGTCTTGGCGCGGACCTTGCCCAGACCGTCGTCGGCGGCGACGTCGAAGCGGCTGTTCAGCGATCCGGTGAACCCGGCCACCGGCAGGCCGTCGATGGCCGGACGCAGGCGGGGGTCGTCGTCGGAGGCAGCCAGGGCCAGCGCCGCGACGAGCGTGGTGGCGCTGAGGTGGTTCTTGCGGGAGAGGCCGGAGCCGTCGAGGAGGACGTCACCGGAGACGTCGACGCCCAGCTCGGTCAGGGTGGACAGCACCGACTCCGAGCCGGCGACGAACGAGCCGTCGTCCTCGACCGCGATCCCGACGTGGCGCGAGAGCACCTCGGCGCCCTCGTTGTCGGAGACCTCCAGGACCCGCTCGACGATCTGGGAGACGGGTGCGGAGTCGACGCTGGCCAGCACCTCGGCGTCGGCGGCGACCTCACCGGACTGCGGACCGGAGACGGAGACGCCCCGCTTCTCCAGTGCGTCGGCGAAGACCTGGGCTGCCGCGGCGGCGGAATCGGGGACGCGTCGTCCGGAGTCGGGATCGACGCCGCGATCGACCCAGAGCGCACTGATCGGGGAGACGACCTCCTCACCGACGTAACCGGCCTCCCACTCGGGGTTGTCGGCCGGACCGGTGAAGAGGGAGGCGTCGTAGGAGAGCTTGACCGACGTAGTGCCACGTTCAGTGAGCGCGGTGGCGGTCTCGAACGCGAGCGTCGTCAGGTCGGCCTGCTCGGGGAACGAACCGTTCGGGGCGGGCTCGGCGCGGAGGTAGGGGTCTCCGCCGCCGACCAGGACGATCTCGTCGACGTCGGCACCGACCTCGACGCTCGTGGTGAAGCGGTGGTCGGGCCCCAGGGTCTCCAGGGCAGCGACACCGGTGAGGATCTTTGCGGTGGACGCGGGCGTGAGCCGGTCGTCCCCGGAGGAGAAGACGGGGGTGCCGTCCAGCGTCGCAACGAGGGAAACCACGTGCTTGCCCAGGGAGTCGTCGCGCAGCGCCGAACGGGTGGCCTTGCGGATCGCTGCCGCGTCGAGCGCGGCCTCGGGTGCTTCGTCGGCGACAGCAGGTGCCGTGGGCACCGCGCCGAGGCCGAGGATCTCAGGTGCGGCGACGGGGCCGTCGCTCACGGCGTCGCTCGTCCACCCCAGATAGCGGGGCCCCCAGGCGAAGTGGTCCGCGGCGACAGCGACACCGAGGACACCGACCACCAGCACCGTGGGCGCCCAGATCGCGACCCGTCTCGGGGCGCGACGACTCCCGCGCGTACCGTTCCGTTGGTCACGTCGGCTCACGAATGTCCCCTTCGAGTGTGTTCTGGGGGCCATTGTGCGCGAGACTGGACGATGGCTGTGCCTCGACACCCCATGCGGAGATCCTCCGGAGCAGGTGCGGGTTCCACGGCAGGTGACGCACGAGGCTCCGCACCGGAGCGTTCGCGACGCCGCCCCCATTCTTTGCAACACACGATGACTGAGGTGAAAGAAGCATGTCGTTCGACGTCACGGTCGAGATCGCCAAGGGCGACCGCAACAAGTACGAGGTCGACCACGAGACCGGGCGTGTCCGCCTGGACCGTTACCTCTTCACTTCCTTCGGTTACCCGACCGACTACGGCTACATCGAGGACACCCTCGGCAACGACGGCGACCCGCTGGACGCCATGCTGCTCCTGCCGCAGTCGGTCTTCCCGGGTGTCCTGGTCGAGGCTCGCGCCATCGGCATGTTCAAGATGGTCGACGAGGCCGGCGGCGACGACAAGG
Protein-coding regions in this window:
- a CDS encoding DUF3180 domain-containing protein → MRDSHLPPHGDPDHASGQTPGEESDDYSPGRLSPIGWATLVAAVVLGGVLGWGWRVLADSLGDARPVGWLPVLGLWFIGAVLVGVARVTRRAVRGRATLDPERMVNRLVLGRACAVAGALLAGGHVGFGLTWLSGSPDLRLERVGVALLAALGALSVTAGGKLLEIACRIPRGHGAP
- the folK gene encoding 2-amino-4-hydroxy-6-hydroxymethyldihydropteridine diphosphokinase, which gives rise to MTESPNPHLIDTDALTGEMHPIRRGVISLGSNLGERRAALQGAINALGDTPDLWLTDVSPVYETAPVGAPEGSPSYLNAVVLIDTTLPARRLLERCLSIEEAFDRERSEVRNAPRTLDVDIVQLGERRSNTEALQLPHPRAHERAFVLQPWLDLEADALLVDHGPVAELIEATDRTGVVLREDIVLELP
- the folB gene encoding dihydroneopterin aldolase; its protein translation is MCEEALRDEHGPDEHSVDEHSVDELTVTGIECYGHHGVFDFERREGQIFVVDLTLGIDTRPAAASDDLAETVHYGELVDAVKSAVERDPVDLIETVAQRIADVALTYSRVEWVRVTLHKPDAPIQATFGDVTLSITRKQRTKK
- the folP gene encoding dihydropteroate synthase — protein: MGIVNVTPDSFSDGGRFAHTEAAVAHGLELMAAGADVLDIGGESTRPGATRPVLEEELDRVVPVITALAAAGAVISVDTMRSEVAAAAVAAGAAVVNDVSGGLADPEILDVAASTGALYLGMHWRAHSTDMQSEAFTHYDGGVVAGVRRELESRLEAYRAAGIAEDRIILDPGLGFAKTADDNWLLVEALDEIESLGFPLLVGASRKSFLGALLADADGTPRPVSGREHAGAALTLLLAQRGVWGVRVHDVTATQDVLKVWRRVAALT
- the folE gene encoding GTP cyclohydrolase I FolE — protein: MTDPIGLPDRDPADIPEFDHARAEAAVRELLAAMGEDVTREGLHDTPARVARAYAELTQGLRQRPEDVLTTTFDLGHDEMVLVKDIELWSMCEHHLVPFHGVAHVGYIPSATGKITGLSKMARLVDVYSRRPQVQERLTTQIAEAMVEILEARGVIVVIEAEHLCMTMRGVRKAGARTITSAVRGQMRDAATRSEAMALIMNHPR
- the ftsH gene encoding ATP-dependent zinc metalloprotease FtsH is translated as MKRIFKGPWLWMVIAALGVLLAIQLFAPDDGYDEVTTSEMNSFIAEGKVKEITFVDGDQEIEATLHKDARKGSEKVRSYWLTSTQDDIERAVQEQFEAGKVEKYNTEVPQASLLGSLLMTLLPFALIVLLFIFLMNQAQGGGGRGVMQFGKSKAKLITKDMPQTTFADVAGAEEALEELAEIKEFLAEPAKFQAVGAKIPKGVLLYGPPGTGKTLLARAVAGEAGVPFYTMSGSDFVEMFVGVGASRVRDLFEQAKENAPAIVFIDEIDAVGRHRGAGMGGGHDEREQTLNQLLVEMDGFDVRGGVILIAATNRPDVLDPALLRPGRFDRQIQVDAPNLDGRHKILQVHAKGKPIGPDVDLQTVARRTPGFTGADLANVLNEAALLTARSGADLITKDFLDEAIDRVIAGPQRRTRIMSDHEKLVTAYHEGGHALVAAALPGTDPVHKVTILPRGRALGYTMVLPDEDKYSQTRSELLDKLAYMLGGRAAEELVFHDPTTGAGNDIEKATGTARAMVTEYGMTSSLGAVKLGSNNSEPFLGRDMGHSRDYSEAVAAQVDLEVRTLLTDAHHEAFEILVENRDVLDALVLELLDKETLDKAQVAKIFEPLRRRPARPAWTGSERRVPSTLPPVEVPQYVRDRDAALAAAANPNAVVLDKGQDEAADVITPPGPDGDVHGGPAPTQES
- the hpt gene encoding hypoxanthine phosphoribosyltransferase, which translates into the protein MESSHVENDLVNILFTEEQIQARLAEMAEQITADYEGRDLVVVGVLRGAVMVMADLSRAMPRHIEMDWMAISSYGSGTKSSGVVRILKDLDSDISGRDVLIVDEIIDTGLTLSWLVNSLRNRGPRSVEIATLLRKPEALAMPVEPKYVGWDIPNEFVVGYGLDYNEKYRNMRDIGTLAPHVYS
- the tilS gene encoding tRNA lysidine(34) synthetase TilS, yielding MTLQSDVAAVRLAVRRELTDLEAARGPSALDGAAGDPVVVVAVSGGADSLALLAATVFETRRSAWKVVGATVDHGLQDGSAEQAQKVLAQMRAIGVDETVGIRVQVEGAGQGPEAAARQARYAVLDQVAEKFSADAVFLGHTLDDQAETVLLGLTRGSGGRSIAGMRPGFDRYRRPLLGIRRSQTEAACRHEELDFWSDPHNTDPRYLRSRVRMDVLPVLERELGPGVAETLARTAESLRVDMEALDAMADNWLRQPDALAVDGLSQLPAALRRRVLRSAAVASGAIDAELFHGHVLALEELVTAWRGQRWIDLPGHLRGLRRDGVVIFERAPSLDS
- a CDS encoding zinc-dependent metalloprotease, which produces MSERSATDQPSMIDWDFAVSFGARTAKRPPEITPEDAAQAVAELRAGAARSAELVNDWCELGGEVGLAPLLVVDREGWIRANASTFAMMTEPMVDRITSKSARRGITHAIGSKATGGEVGALLGFLSSRILGQFDPFHGEHGRLMLVAPNVVQVERDLDVDPAVFRLWVCLHEEAHRVQFTSVPWLADHVRGLVQRLTETVDTSSFTPEKIKDVLATVRGNAERPSGGLAEALSSPAQRALIDEVTGVMSLLEGHADFVMDAVGNEAIGPDAVAVVRAKFNERRKGLGSIDKLVRRLLGLEAKAAQYRDGYRFVETVVGQVGKDGFNAVFSSPETLPSKAEILDPDAWIARIHPQNAEQEQSE
- the dacB gene encoding D-alanyl-D-alanine carboxypeptidase/D-alanyl-D-alanine endopeptidase, whose product is MSRRDQRNGTRGSRRAPRRVAIWAPTVLVVGVLGVAVAADHFAWGPRYLGWTSDAVSDGPVAAPEILGLGAVPTAPAVADEAPEAALDAAAIRKATRSALRDDSLGKHVVSLVATLDGTPVFSSGDDRLTPASTAKILTGVAALETLGPDHRFTTSVEVGADVDEIVLVGGGDPYLRAEPAPNGSFPEQADLTTLAFETATALTERGTTSVKLSYDASLFTGPADNPEWEAGYVGEEVVSPISALWVDRGVDPDSGRRVPDSAAAAAQVFADALEKRGVSVSGPQSGEVAADAEVLASVDSAPVSQIVERVLEVSDNEGAEVLSRHVGIAVEDDGSFVAGSESVLSTLTELGVDVSGDVLLDGSGLSRKNHLSATTLVAALALAASDDDPRLRPAIDGLPVAGFTGSLNSRFDVAADDGLGKVRAKTGTLTGVHVLAGITTDAAGVPMLFVVGADKVPVEKTLQARATLDQFAAALAGCVCSPS
- a CDS encoding inorganic diphosphatase, with product MSFDVTVEIAKGDRNKYEVDHETGRVRLDRYLFTSFGYPTDYGYIEDTLGNDGDPLDAMLLLPQSVFPGVLVEARAIGMFKMVDEAGGDDKVLCVPTDVRFDHIQDLSDVSQFELDAIKHFFERYKDLEPNKHVIGADWVGKAEAEAEIEASRKRFAEAGH